One segment of Radiobacillus kanasensis DNA contains the following:
- a CDS encoding aldehyde dehydrogenase translates to MNIKKTVDTQKAFFRTGTTLEYAYRMKALKALKDAIKLNEQAIIDALHHDLNKSPFEAYSSEIGILLEEIRFIMKHLKTWIKPKKVKTPLTHIGSKSYMHPSPYGVSLIIAPWNYPFQLAIAPLIGAIAAGNCAVVKPSELTLKTSEVIQRIIEEIFPDSYITVLQGDAEVSKQLLQQKFDYIFFTGSVSVGKIIMEAAAKQLTPITLELGGKSPCIIHEDAHLKLAAKRVAWGKFVNAGQTCIAPDYVYVHHTIKNAFLQELENAIVHLYKDALETDRFTKIVSKRHFNRLVAFLEDGNKKLGGEHDEQQRIIEPTILTDINWNHPIMHEEIFGPILPILEYNDLEEVHQGIEHSPNPLALYLFTENSHVEKDILERVSFGGGCVNDTIYHFASPYLPFGGIGSSGTGSYHGKASFETFSHKKSILKQTTSFDIPFRYPNTKHGLKLLKRFLK, encoded by the coding sequence ATGAATATAAAGAAAACAGTGGATACGCAAAAAGCCTTTTTTCGAACGGGAACTACGTTAGAATATGCGTATCGCATGAAAGCGCTGAAAGCTTTAAAGGATGCCATTAAACTTAATGAACAAGCAATCATAGATGCTCTTCACCATGATTTAAACAAGTCTCCCTTTGAAGCCTACTCTTCTGAAATTGGTATCCTATTAGAGGAAATCCGTTTTATCATGAAACACTTGAAAACATGGATCAAACCAAAAAAAGTAAAAACGCCTCTTACACATATAGGATCTAAAAGTTATATGCACCCAAGTCCCTATGGAGTTTCCCTTATCATCGCACCATGGAACTACCCATTCCAATTAGCTATAGCACCACTCATTGGAGCTATAGCTGCTGGCAATTGTGCGGTTGTCAAACCGTCTGAGCTAACACTGAAAACATCGGAAGTCATTCAACGTATTATTGAAGAGATTTTTCCCGATTCTTATATAACCGTCTTGCAAGGTGATGCGGAAGTAAGCAAGCAGCTATTACAACAAAAGTTTGATTATATCTTTTTTACGGGAAGTGTTTCGGTTGGAAAAATCATTATGGAGGCGGCAGCCAAACAGCTTACCCCTATCACGCTAGAGCTTGGTGGAAAGAGTCCTTGTATTATTCATGAGGATGCTCACTTAAAACTTGCAGCAAAACGAGTAGCCTGGGGGAAGTTTGTAAATGCCGGTCAAACTTGTATTGCCCCTGATTATGTCTATGTTCATCACACAATAAAAAATGCCTTTCTTCAAGAACTGGAAAATGCTATTGTTCATCTATATAAAGATGCACTTGAAACGGATCGCTTTACTAAGATTGTATCCAAACGTCACTTTAATCGTCTCGTGGCGTTCTTAGAAGATGGAAATAAGAAATTGGGTGGGGAGCATGATGAGCAACAACGTATTATAGAGCCTACCATTTTAACGGACATTAACTGGAATCATCCCATCATGCACGAAGAGATATTCGGGCCAATCCTTCCTATATTAGAATACAATGATTTAGAGGAAGTTCATCAAGGGATTGAACATTCACCAAATCCATTGGCTTTATACTTGTTTACGGAGAACTCACATGTTGAAAAGGATATCCTTGAAAGAGTTTCCTTTGGCGGTGGTTGTGTAAATGATACGATTTACCATTTTGCATCCCCCTATCTACCGTTTGGCGGTATTGGCAGTAGTGGGACCGGTTCTTATCATGGGAAAGCGAGCTTTGAGACATTCTCCCATAAAAAAAGCATTTTAAAACAGACGACGAGCTTCGATATTCCATTTCGCTATCCGAATACGAAACATGGATTGAAGCTATTAAAGCGATTTTTAAAATGA
- a CDS encoding DUF4179 domain-containing protein: MNCRKYQAQLPKYMKGKLSLAKKERLEAHLHTCPTCTNIYERMKNKPAKKKIEWSTKNNGIIAASFVLIAIVLFATGSFQKINTWWDGFRMADDQSLEDLQQFGVGNNVNLEAVSNGIKVRITHVVADDIQTYIYYEVEDLENEKRWAISDRHPPTVDAEFGMLDYTQGNGGSYVFSTMVNREESDDPSVFKGRLGVVPLDKDYTKGEIQLKITQLTEVIPPPKEEGMGYSMYGMYNFTGDKTFQGEWEFTVPIEKQEVKEQEINLDTTVAGHDIHITKLTIAPTVTILHYEYEMEPPSEENGFVMQGGKFFHFENLKTDEQVYEPEFGSLRINNVFGSGTAYVMKEEYPFESMYFSPPNKVEAKVRMIQETISINETFPIDPNKKEPQEFPFLGSTISVQDIELGTPTTLTVQTEYTKERIFEDINFEVLTEPEPTSMEIGQHENVILDQEGKVYEDGEPIHSDALVRYLPIEQQMKIEASGGEIAKPTSIQIHSYTKTSFPKEPIQIQW; this comes from the coding sequence ATGAACTGTAGAAAATATCAGGCGCAATTACCTAAGTATATGAAGGGAAAGCTTTCTTTAGCTAAAAAGGAAAGGCTAGAGGCTCATCTTCATACATGTCCGACTTGCACGAATATTTATGAAAGAATGAAAAATAAGCCAGCTAAGAAAAAAATCGAATGGTCCACCAAAAATAATGGAATCATAGCAGCGTCCTTTGTACTTATTGCGATTGTTTTATTTGCTACAGGTTCCTTCCAGAAAATAAATACTTGGTGGGATGGATTTAGGATGGCTGATGATCAAAGCTTAGAAGATCTGCAGCAGTTCGGTGTCGGGAACAATGTGAACTTAGAAGCAGTTAGCAATGGCATAAAGGTGAGAATCACGCATGTAGTAGCGGACGACATCCAAACCTATATCTATTACGAGGTGGAGGATTTAGAAAATGAGAAAAGATGGGCGATTAGCGATCGTCACCCTCCTACCGTTGATGCGGAATTTGGTATGTTAGATTATACACAAGGAAATGGAGGGAGTTATGTCTTCTCAACCATGGTAAATAGAGAAGAAAGTGATGATCCATCTGTCTTTAAAGGTCGCTTGGGCGTCGTCCCCCTTGATAAAGATTATACAAAAGGGGAAATCCAGTTAAAGATTACACAACTCACAGAGGTAATTCCCCCACCAAAAGAAGAGGGAATGGGATATAGCATGTATGGCATGTACAACTTTACCGGAGATAAAACCTTTCAAGGAGAATGGGAATTCACCGTACCGATAGAAAAACAAGAGGTGAAGGAACAAGAGATTAATTTAGATACGACAGTGGCCGGACACGATATTCATATTACCAAGCTGACAATCGCTCCTACCGTCACAATTCTACATTATGAATATGAGATGGAGCCCCCAAGTGAAGAAAATGGATTTGTAATGCAGGGTGGGAAGTTCTTTCATTTTGAGAATTTAAAAACCGACGAGCAAGTCTATGAACCGGAGTTTGGAAGTCTACGAATTAATAATGTTTTTGGTTCTGGAACGGCTTACGTTATGAAGGAAGAATATCCGTTTGAATCGATGTATTTTTCACCTCCAAATAAAGTGGAGGCAAAAGTTCGGATGATTCAGGAGACAATATCGATAAATGAAACATTTCCAATCGATCCGAATAAAAAGGAACCGCAGGAATTTCCTTTTCTAGGGTCCACGATATCTGTTCAGGACATCGAGCTAGGAACACCAACCACGCTTACGGTTCAAACAGAATACACGAAAGAACGTATTTTTGAAGATATTAATTTTGAGGTGCTTACGGAACCTGAACCTACTTCGATGGAAATAGGGCAACATGAAAACGTAATCTTAGATCAAGAAGGAAAGGTTTATGAAGATGGAGAGCCTATTCACTCAGACGCACTAGTTCGTTATCTACCTATTGAACAACAGATGAAAATTGAAGCGAGTGGTGGTGAGATTGCGAAGCCTACAAGCATACAAATTCATAGTTATACGAAAACAAGTTTCCCGAAAGAGCCTATTCAGATCCAGTGGTAG
- a CDS encoding RDD family protein → MVDRPVGFGSRFLAGLMDGLLIGIPISLIGSLITGEQDNWITTILESIYYLLVPVLWVGYTVGKRIMGIRIVKLNEEKLGIGTMILRYFVSGIIYALTLGIALIVSAFMVGLRDDRRAIHDMIAGTYVTFAKPEA, encoded by the coding sequence ATGGTAGACAGACCTGTAGGATTTGGGAGCAGATTCCTAGCTGGTTTAATGGATGGTCTTCTAATTGGAATCCCAATTAGTTTAATCGGATCTTTAATAACCGGTGAACAAGATAATTGGATTACGACTATTTTAGAATCTATATATTATTTACTTGTACCTGTTTTATGGGTAGGCTATACAGTTGGCAAACGAATTATGGGTATAAGAATCGTAAAGTTGAACGAAGAAAAACTAGGAATTGGAACAATGATTCTTCGTTATTTTGTATCTGGGATTATCTACGCTTTGACCTTAGGAATTGCTCTTATTGTTAGTGCATTTATGGTCGGTTTAAGGGATGACAGAAGAGCTATCCACGACATGATCGCAGGAACCTATGTAACGTTTGCTAAACCAGAAGCGTAG
- a CDS encoding efflux RND transporter permease subunit, with amino-acid sequence MKLLSFIVKRKILVGLSVFLIVLLGGYAILNLDKELMPAVKMDGGYVDITASDMSASEVERTITTPLETDIQSIDGVEEVQSTTSIGRVSLDVTIEEGRGDEVFKEVETVVNSSTAEMSGIEQIDAGQYGATQSYEFFMDVSGSNMEEMTTFAKETLEPRLEALPEVRDVSLSGTLENEVEVAFDREEIQKAQLDVSQVIGMIQEMNSEATLGQFTEDGESSTLRWNSQITEVEDIKDIEIASPTGIISLDRVADITLQPLESSSFVWKNGTKDFIFLQIGRTADVTQIEMAEAVRAEIKNIKDDGLVNGFELNEIVSQADYVQESIDGVTSNIIIGGIIAIVILLLFLRNVRATLIVGISIPTSVLLTFAAMTLFDYSLNILTLIGLGLGIGMMVDSSIVILEAIYRKKEQGMPAFEAVISGVKEVAGAVLASMLTTIVVFLPIGLLGGDMGQMMLMLSTVVALTLISSVIISFTLIPSLSEKFLKLRKPKATSKRGPLLRGYSRLTAWVVKKKRNSFVVITMFVLLFVGSIFLVPKIPMTIMPDMYNRYNEILIQVEPGLSETQKEELINQMHEKLDNIQDVETDYMMDNGNSLYAIINMTKGEDITREQEDVNEEIYESLRDLKEDYPVNSVQGSMSSGGGYPVQLTVKGEEFGDLQALSNEFSDEMAKIDGIVEVQHSMQHTSSQQEIVLNDEALQNARVSPGQIKQLIQQSFLATEIGELTIEEEEVPLKVTWNKESQTENRDALLDMEIPTEDGMKALSSFVSFTNVQTPNEISHSGGERFVTISADIKDRDLGAINRDVQKLIEDYETPNGYDIEAAGDIEQQQELIQEMLMILGIAIFLVYLVMAVQFNHLVHPLIVMSVIPVTVVGVILGLFITNQDLSLMSGMGVVMLIGIVLNNAILLIDRTNQLRQEGYSVEEALLEAGQNRLRPIFMTTLTTVGGMLPLAIASGSAGNYQAPMATAIISGLLFATFITLLLVPAVYKLLSRKRKSAKKDNIEPQEETKKHLAI; translated from the coding sequence ATGAAGCTATTATCGTTTATCGTAAAAAGAAAAATTCTAGTAGGGTTGTCTGTATTTTTAATTGTTTTATTGGGTGGATATGCGATTTTAAACTTAGACAAAGAATTAATGCCAGCTGTGAAAATGGATGGTGGATATGTGGACATTACCGCATCGGACATGTCTGCCTCGGAAGTAGAACGAACGATTACCACCCCACTCGAAACAGATATTCAAAGCATTGATGGAGTCGAAGAGGTTCAATCCACCACTTCAATAGGACGCGTTTCTTTAGATGTGACCATTGAAGAAGGTCGTGGAGATGAGGTATTCAAAGAAGTCGAAACGGTCGTAAACAGTTCTACTGCTGAAATGAGTGGGATTGAACAAATCGATGCAGGACAGTATGGGGCCACCCAGAGCTATGAATTCTTTATGGACGTTTCCGGAAGTAACATGGAAGAAATGACGACTTTTGCGAAGGAAACTCTTGAACCGAGATTAGAAGCATTACCAGAAGTTCGCGATGTTTCTCTTTCCGGGACATTAGAAAATGAAGTGGAAGTTGCCTTTGATCGGGAAGAGATTCAAAAAGCACAATTAGATGTCTCCCAAGTTATAGGCATGATCCAAGAAATGAACAGTGAAGCAACGCTAGGGCAATTTACAGAGGACGGAGAAAGTTCTACCTTAAGATGGAATAGCCAGATTACGGAAGTAGAAGACATAAAAGATATCGAGATTGCTAGTCCGACTGGAATCATCTCATTAGATAGAGTCGCAGATATTACCCTTCAACCACTTGAAAGCTCTTCTTTCGTTTGGAAGAATGGGACAAAGGATTTTATTTTCCTACAAATTGGGCGTACAGCAGATGTTACACAAATTGAAATGGCAGAAGCGGTTCGGGCTGAAATCAAAAACATCAAAGATGATGGATTAGTTAACGGATTCGAGCTTAATGAAATTGTCTCACAAGCTGACTATGTTCAAGAATCCATTGATGGCGTAACGAGTAATATCATTATTGGTGGTATTATCGCCATTGTCATCTTATTGCTATTCCTTCGCAACGTACGAGCAACCCTGATCGTCGGAATATCAATACCAACTTCCGTATTATTAACCTTTGCAGCTATGACCCTGTTCGACTATAGCTTAAATATTCTAACGTTAATTGGATTAGGTTTAGGAATTGGAATGATGGTAGACTCCTCTATTGTAATACTGGAAGCTATCTATCGGAAGAAAGAACAAGGAATGCCAGCCTTTGAAGCCGTTATTTCTGGTGTAAAAGAAGTAGCTGGTGCGGTATTAGCTTCGATGTTAACAACAATCGTGGTGTTTTTACCAATTGGTTTGCTCGGCGGAGACATGGGACAAATGATGCTTATGCTGTCAACTGTTGTAGCCCTAACGCTCATTAGCTCTGTGATCATTTCCTTTACGTTAATTCCTTCTTTATCAGAGAAGTTTTTAAAGTTAAGAAAACCAAAAGCGACTAGTAAGCGTGGTCCTCTATTACGAGGATACAGTCGTTTAACAGCATGGGTTGTGAAAAAGAAACGTAATAGTTTTGTCGTCATTACGATGTTTGTACTCTTATTTGTAGGGTCCATCTTCCTTGTTCCGAAGATTCCGATGACAATCATGCCGGATATGTACAACCGTTATAATGAAATACTCATTCAAGTAGAGCCGGGTCTCTCCGAAACACAAAAAGAAGAGTTAATTAATCAGATGCACGAGAAATTGGACAATATCCAAGATGTTGAGACTGATTACATGATGGATAATGGAAATTCGTTATATGCGATCATTAACATGACAAAAGGCGAAGATATTACGAGAGAACAAGAAGACGTAAACGAGGAAATCTATGAATCGTTACGTGATTTAAAAGAAGATTATCCTGTGAATAGTGTTCAAGGCTCTATGTCTAGTGGTGGTGGGTACCCTGTTCAACTAACCGTAAAAGGGGAAGAGTTTGGAGATCTACAAGCCTTGTCGAACGAGTTTAGTGATGAAATGGCTAAAATAGATGGAATTGTGGAAGTACAACACTCCATGCAGCATACATCTAGCCAACAAGAAATTGTCCTAAATGATGAAGCATTGCAAAATGCTAGGGTAAGTCCAGGCCAGATAAAGCAATTGATTCAACAATCATTCTTAGCCACAGAAATTGGAGAACTAACAATCGAAGAGGAAGAAGTCCCTTTAAAGGTCACTTGGAATAAAGAATCTCAAACTGAAAATAGAGATGCATTACTTGACATGGAAATTCCAACTGAGGATGGGATGAAAGCCTTATCGTCGTTTGTAAGCTTTACGAACGTACAAACTCCGAACGAAATCAGTCATTCCGGTGGGGAAAGATTCGTTACCATCTCGGCGGATATCAAAGATCGAGATTTGGGCGCCATAAACCGAGATGTACAAAAACTTATCGAGGACTATGAAACACCAAATGGCTATGACATTGAGGCTGCAGGAGATATTGAACAGCAACAAGAATTAATTCAAGAAATGCTAATGATATTAGGAATTGCCATATTCCTTGTCTATCTCGTCATGGCTGTTCAATTCAACCATTTGGTTCACCCATTAATCGTAATGTCTGTGATTCCAGTAACCGTTGTTGGTGTAATCCTTGGCTTGTTTATTACGAACCAGGATTTAAGCTTGATGTCAGGAATGGGTGTCGTCATGTTAATCGGAATTGTCTTAAACAATGCGATTCTGTTAATAGACCGTACCAATCAACTGCGTCAGGAGGGCTACTCTGTAGAAGAGGCTTTATTAGAGGCTGGACAAAATCGACTACGTCCAATCTTTATGACAACCTTAACGACAGTTGGTGGGATGCTACCGTTAGCTATCGCTTCTGGAAGTGCTGGAAATTATCAAGCACCAATGGCAACCGCGATTATTTCTGGATTACTATTTGCAACATTCATCACATTGCTCCTCGTTCCAGCAGTTTATAAACTACTGTCTAGAAAAAGAAAAAGTGCGAAAAAAGATAACATAGAACCACAAGAAGAAACGAAAAAACACTTGGCAATTTAA
- a CDS encoding helix-turn-helix domain-containing protein, whose protein sequence is MPNKALISIIGERLRTLRKERNLSQEDLANISSLHPTYIGQLERGEKNATIETLEKVTNGLGVSLEQFFRFTETNGDKKDEVILQLKTLLYDVTDEDQEVIVKIIQVLLEWRDKAN, encoded by the coding sequence ATGCCGAATAAAGCTTTAATTAGCATAATTGGTGAAAGGCTTCGTACCTTACGAAAAGAACGAAATCTAAGCCAAGAGGATTTAGCAAATATATCTTCCTTACATCCTACCTATATTGGACAGTTAGAGCGGGGCGAAAAAAACGCCACGATTGAAACCCTTGAAAAAGTAACGAACGGTTTAGGAGTAAGCCTTGAACAATTTTTTCGATTCACCGAAACAAATGGTGACAAGAAAGATGAGGTTATTTTACAACTCAAAACTTTGTTATATGATGTTACGGATGAAGATCAAGAAGTGATTGTGAAAATTATTCAAGTTCTACTAGAATGGCGTGACAAAGCCAATTGA
- the sda gene encoding sporulation histidine kinase inhibitor Sda: protein MFESLTDEKLVDAYKKAIELKLNDEFICLLHKAIVERGIE, encoded by the coding sequence ATGTTTGAAAGTCTTACAGATGAAAAGTTAGTCGATGCCTATAAGAAGGCAATAGAGCTTAAACTAAATGATGAGTTTATTTGTTTATTGCATAAAGCAATAGTAGAAAGAGGAATAGAGTAA
- a CDS encoding Na-translocating system protein MpsC family protein — MDISEKTAQMSKYISKLLQENFGKGPGAVHVSIGQGFVIIFIRNFMSATERVLMKTKNEDTVHKTRDAIMEDLTPSITTTMHDLFNTDVYEFYFDWNLHNKTGMFVGVIEQPEDVQQISFEGQQKLMEEIDLISHSVQRTPDINECYQINDRAFVNVREGLLVPIEKELIRLGHEELLLLTKRKLEKSFLHNNSHFQKILHRRIVDIFVDWNFELDKSVILIITSPTQQPIQWKRQAQ; from the coding sequence ATGGATATATCAGAGAAAACGGCGCAAATGAGTAAATATATAAGTAAACTTCTGCAAGAAAATTTTGGGAAAGGGCCCGGTGCGGTTCATGTATCGATAGGACAAGGCTTTGTTATCATCTTTATTCGCAACTTTATGTCGGCGACAGAAAGAGTGTTAATGAAAACGAAAAATGAAGACACGGTGCATAAAACAAGAGATGCGATCATGGAAGATCTAACACCATCGATCACCACAACGATGCATGACCTCTTTAACACAGATGTATATGAATTTTACTTTGATTGGAATTTACATAATAAGACAGGGATGTTTGTTGGAGTCATAGAGCAACCAGAAGATGTTCAACAAATCAGCTTTGAGGGGCAGCAAAAACTAATGGAGGAAATAGACCTAATCAGTCACTCTGTGCAACGAACTCCTGATATAAACGAGTGTTATCAAATAAACGACCGAGCCTTTGTGAATGTTCGGGAGGGATTGTTAGTACCTATCGAAAAGGAACTCATCCGTTTAGGTCACGAAGAATTGTTGCTCCTGACCAAAAGAAAGCTAGAAAAAAGCTTCTTGCACAACAACAGCCATTTTCAGAAAATATTACACCGGCGAATTGTTGACATCTTTGTAGACTGGAACTTTGAGCTCGATAAGAGTGTCATTCTTATCATCACAAGCCCGACACAACAACCAATTCAATGGAAAAGGCAGGCTCAATAA
- a CDS encoding Cof-type HAD-IIB family hydrolase, giving the protein MAIKLIALDMDGTLLNKDNQVSEQNKSAIAKARELGVEVVLSTGRHISTCKPIADELLLSSYLITVNGSEIWTTEGELVERQPLGLESIKRLIELHKEHQTGLWMTSTEQVWREEIPDQLEEILWLKFGFNLKDETHRDLIWKELEKDPQFELSNSSPTNIEVNAIGINKATALEKVCNRLGITLEEVMTVGDSLNDIKMIKEAGLGIAMENAQPAVKKAADWVTGHHDQSGVAQAIEKWVLQ; this is encoded by the coding sequence ATGGCCATCAAATTAATAGCACTCGATATGGATGGAACCTTACTAAATAAAGACAATCAAGTATCGGAACAAAATAAGAGCGCCATAGCTAAAGCCCGTGAATTAGGGGTGGAAGTCGTGCTGTCGACAGGGAGACATATTAGCACCTGTAAGCCAATTGCAGATGAGTTGCTTCTATCTTCTTATCTTATTACAGTTAATGGAAGCGAGATTTGGACGACAGAAGGCGAATTAGTAGAGCGTCAACCACTAGGCCTGGAATCTATAAAGCGTCTCATCGAATTACATAAAGAGCATCAAACGGGTCTGTGGATGACATCAACGGAACAAGTATGGAGAGAGGAAATACCAGATCAGTTAGAGGAGATTTTATGGTTGAAATTTGGGTTTAATCTAAAGGATGAAACTCACCGAGATCTCATTTGGAAGGAACTCGAAAAGGATCCACAATTTGAGTTGAGTAACTCTAGTCCAACGAATATAGAAGTTAATGCGATAGGAATTAACAAAGCAACCGCATTGGAGAAGGTATGTAACCGTTTAGGTATTACGCTAGAAGAGGTCATGACTGTCGGGGACAGCCTAAATGACATAAAAATGATTAAGGAAGCAGGATTAGGAATTGCGATGGAGAATGCACAACCTGCTGTGAAAAAAGCTGCGGATTGGGTAACAGGTCACCATGATCAATCTGGTGTGGCACAGGCCATTGAAAAATGGGTCCTACAATAG
- a CDS encoding GNAT family N-acetyltransferase → MGRVVTTSERLQLRKMVQDDVDYLQEIFADPIAMHYYPATKNIEETKRWIDWTKENYSKYNIGLWMVEDKETSSFLGQCGLVPQKVDGEVRIEVGYLFKRSVWGNGFATEAAQACLNYGKSHLDISEFISLIDVENTPSIKVAERIGMTYEKKIEKWDKDIAVYSIRL, encoded by the coding sequence ATGGGGAGAGTTGTTACTACATCTGAGCGGTTGCAGCTTCGAAAAATGGTTCAGGATGATGTAGATTACTTGCAGGAAATATTCGCAGATCCGATTGCGATGCATTATTATCCTGCGACAAAAAATATAGAAGAAACGAAGCGGTGGATTGACTGGACGAAGGAAAACTATAGCAAATATAATATTGGCCTTTGGATGGTAGAGGATAAGGAAACGAGCTCCTTCCTAGGTCAATGTGGCCTCGTTCCACAAAAAGTAGACGGAGAAGTGAGAATCGAAGTTGGTTATTTGTTCAAACGCTCGGTATGGGGCAATGGTTTTGCAACAGAAGCTGCCCAAGCTTGCTTGAATTATGGAAAGAGTCATTTAGACATTTCGGAATTCATCTCTCTCATCGATGTCGAAAACACTCCGTCTATCAAAGTAGCGGAACGAATTGGGATGACGTATGAAAAAAAGATCGAAAAATGGGACAAGGACATAGCTGTATATTCCATTCGTTTGTAG
- a CDS encoding DUF2164 family protein, with the protein MKPAIPLTDAEKKEMTSLIQTYFLEERGEELGELAAFLVLDFFMKDLAPLIYNIGVRDAHTFLQEKLEDIFELEK; encoded by the coding sequence ATGAAACCAGCTATTCCATTAACCGATGCCGAGAAAAAAGAAATGACCAGTCTTATTCAAACCTATTTCTTAGAAGAGCGTGGAGAGGAACTCGGAGAATTAGCCGCTTTTTTAGTATTAGATTTCTTCATGAAGGACCTTGCTCCCCTCATTTACAACATTGGTGTTCGTGATGCCCATACTTTCCTACAAGAGAAGTTAGAGGACATCTTTGAACTAGAAAAGTAA
- a CDS encoding PTS sugar transporter subunit IIA, whose translation MFKKLFGKNDAPKEEKVVAPVSGKVVPLSEVPDPTFSEKMMGDGVAIIPSEGKIVSPVDGKILQVFPTKHAVGIESKAGVEYLIHIGLETVSLNGEGFEAHVSQGDKVSSGDPLITVDLDIISEKASSTITPIVITNEVSNIESYTDQEAKHGETVVLNITK comes from the coding sequence ATGTTTAAAAAACTATTTGGTAAAAATGATGCTCCTAAAGAGGAAAAAGTAGTGGCACCTGTATCTGGGAAGGTTGTACCATTATCAGAAGTTCCAGACCCTACATTTTCGGAAAAAATGATGGGCGATGGAGTGGCGATTATTCCAAGTGAGGGAAAAATCGTTTCTCCGGTAGATGGGAAAATCCTGCAAGTATTTCCGACGAAGCATGCGGTCGGAATTGAATCGAAAGCAGGAGTCGAATACCTCATTCATATCGGATTAGAAACCGTATCTTTAAATGGGGAAGGCTTTGAAGCACACGTAAGTCAAGGAGACAAGGTTTCATCAGGGGACCCGTTAATTACAGTTGACCTGGATATCATTTCTGAGAAAGCCTCATCCACTATTACTCCCATTGTGATTACGAATGAAGTTTCCAACATAGAAAGCTATACAGATCAAGAAGCTAAACATGGAGAAACAGTTGTATTAAATATCACAAAATAA
- the mreBH gene encoding rod-share determining protein MreBH has translation MFANAEIGIDLGTANILVYTKAKGIVLNEPSVVAIDTKTKSVVAVGTEAKEMVGKTPRNIIPIRPLKDGVIADYDITAQMLREILKKVSKKVGVSMRKPTVVVCTPSGSTTVERRAIHNAVKSYGAKEVHLIEEPVAAAIGADLPVDEPVANVIVDIGGGTSEVGIISFGGVVSCRSVRTGGDKMDEEIIQYIRKHYNILIGERTAENLKMEIGYALIDHKEESMDVRGRDLVTGLPKTITVTSTQVQEAIKESLESILETIHATLENCPPELSGDIVDHGVTITGGGALLKGMQQWLAEELHVPVHIAPQPLESVAIGTGRAIKMINKLQKAAK, from the coding sequence ATGTTTGCAAATGCAGAAATTGGAATAGATCTTGGCACAGCCAATATACTTGTTTATACGAAAGCTAAGGGAATTGTCTTAAATGAACCCTCTGTCGTAGCGATTGATACGAAAACGAAAAGCGTTGTCGCAGTAGGTACGGAAGCAAAGGAAATGGTTGGAAAGACACCACGGAATATTATACCGATTCGTCCGCTTAAGGATGGAGTGATCGCTGACTATGATATAACAGCTCAAATGCTTAGAGAAATTTTAAAGAAAGTTAGTAAGAAAGTCGGTGTATCCATGCGCAAACCGACTGTTGTTGTTTGTACACCGTCCGGCAGTACAACCGTTGAAAGAAGAGCTATACATAACGCGGTTAAAAGCTATGGAGCAAAAGAAGTACACCTCATTGAAGAACCGGTTGCTGCTGCCATTGGAGCAGATTTACCAGTGGACGAGCCTGTCGCCAATGTGATTGTTGATATCGGAGGCGGAACGAGCGAGGTTGGGATTATTTCCTTCGGCGGTGTTGTATCCTGCCGATCAGTAAGAACAGGTGGAGACAAAATGGATGAAGAGATTATTCAATACATCCGTAAACATTACAATATTTTAATTGGAGAAAGAACAGCCGAAAACCTCAAGATGGAAATCGGTTATGCTTTAATTGATCACAAAGAAGAATCCATGGATGTTCGTGGTAGAGACTTAGTGACAGGTTTACCCAAAACGATAACGGTCACTTCTACACAAGTACAGGAAGCCATTAAAGAATCCTTGGAATCTATCCTAGAAACCATCCATGCCACACTAGAAAACTGTCCACCAGAATTAAGTGGAGACATCGTAGATCACGGAGTGACCATAACTGGTGGCGGTGCTTTATTGAAAGGCATGCAGCAATGGTTAGCAGAAGAATTACACGTACCTGTTCACATTGCCCCACAACCACTAGAGTCTGTGGCTATTGGAACTGGTCGCGCTATCAAAATGATTAACAAATTGCAAAAAGCCGCGAAATAA